A single Bifidobacterium asteroides DNA region contains:
- a CDS encoding ABC transporter permease, with product MKTLLKLELKKTRLWPCIFGGLAVVAAALALGGMFLAIGHTSGRSDPRLSSLAFVLQMALVILLVGFSLVAAALCNLVFIEPYTGRNLALTLSLPISRSRILLAKLIFVGLFTALSYLSGTAITLTVMLLIDRLVGSLGTGSPGSLLEQVLLMLVTSLAGLVGLVGIALSIGFWKRSLPIMFAVLLLLDAVVGNLLSLSPLLSALLLLIIFLASLPAWWLLHRTLMKIELP from the coding sequence ATGAAGACGCTGTTGAAATTGGAACTGAAAAAGACAAGGCTTTGGCCCTGCATCTTCGGAGGACTGGCAGTAGTAGCTGCAGCATTGGCTCTGGGAGGCATGTTCCTGGCCATTGGCCACACTAGCGGACGGTCAGATCCTCGGTTGTCAAGCCTGGCCTTCGTGCTGCAGATGGCCCTGGTCATCCTTCTGGTGGGCTTCTCCCTGGTGGCTGCTGCCCTCTGCAACCTGGTCTTCATTGAGCCCTATACGGGGAGGAACCTGGCGCTCACCCTCTCATTGCCCATATCGCGAAGCCGAATCCTGCTGGCCAAGTTGATCTTCGTCGGCCTCTTCACTGCGCTCTCCTACTTGTCTGGGACGGCCATCACCCTGACCGTCATGCTACTGATCGACCGTCTTGTGGGTTCGCTTGGAACGGGCTCGCCAGGCAGTCTGCTTGAACAGGTTCTCCTCATGCTGGTTACCAGCCTTGCCGGACTGGTGGGGTTGGTTGGCATCGCCCTCTCTATAGGCTTCTGGAAGCGTTCGCTGCCCATCATGTTCGCGGTCCTGCTCCTGCTGGACGCTGTAGTGGGCAACCTGCTCTCCCTGTCCCCGCTACTGTCTGCTCTGCTACTTCTGATCATCTTTCTGGCCTCCCTGCCGGCATGGTGGCTGCTTCATCGGACCCTCATGAAGATTGAACTGCCCTGA